The genomic interval GATAGGGAGAAAAATGAATTTCAGACCGTGTTTATACATTTAGTAGTGACAAAAGGGTGATAAGTCGATGATAGGAATAAGTATAGCAACGAAGTGGGAATATGAAGCGACATTGGAGTATTTCGGCATAAAAGATAGTGAACGTTTCAGTTATCCCTATGGTGAGTATTTCTTAAGAACCATTAATGAGACCGAACTTATTTTTTATAGCACAGGTGTTAGAAAAGTAAATGGCGTTGGTGGAAATCAGTATATGATTTCTAAATTTAATTTAACTAAAGTAATCGTTGCTGGAACATGTGCAGGAATAGATGAAAAGTTCAGTATTTTGGATGTTTTTGTACCCGATAAAGCCGTTCAATATGATTGCACAGTAAAAGAAATCGAGCCTCTTATTAAACAATCCTTCATAGTCGATATGGATCTATCAAAATATGAAAATGATTTTTATACCGGAACAATTGGCACCGCTGATAAAGCAGTAGTTATGTGGAAGGACTATTTAGAACTGAAAGAAAACGAAATAACAATAGCCGATACAGAAGCGGCTGCAATTGCTTATATCTGTAAGAAGAATGATGTTGAATGCATTATTATTAAAGGAATATCTGATTTTCCAACAGATGAAAGAAACGCTGATCAATTCGAATCAAACATGGAACAAATTAATGTTTATTTAGAAAACACCCCCAAAGTTATGAATAAAATATTTGGTGAATATTTAGAAAGATTTATATAAATAAGGTTCCTTTTTATTTCTGAGAATAATAGGAGAAGCGTGTTTAGATATCGAAATACTTAATAGATGGAAAAATGAAGGAGGAAGAGCATGAGCAAATTTAGTTTATTTAACAAGTTTATCGTACATGAAGGCGAAAAAGAAAAAATGATTGATTTTCTTTTAGAAGCAGCAGAATCAATGGGAAATCTAGATGAATGTGAAATATATCTAGTGAATATTTCTGAGAATGAGCCAAGTTCTGTTTATGTTTATGAAGTATGGGCTAATGAAGAAGCCCATCAAGCATCTCTAAGTCTTGAAGCTACCCAAAGATTAATAAGTCGTGCGAAACCCATTATTACTGGTATGGAAAGAATCAGCACCTTAATAACAAAAGGCGGGAAGGGGATTTCTTCTTATTAGAATGGAACTTGTTATTAAATAGGAAATGGTTGTCATATATTAGTCAGGATTCTTATTTTGCTATCGGGCAGGATTGTTCAAAAAGGATTAATTCTTTCTATTATAGAACTTTTATATAAATCGTTTAATAATGTAAATAAAGATTGGAGAAATGATGAGAATTTTATTTAGCTTTTTTCTATTACTTATGGGAGGTCTTTTTATGGGTATTACCGTTGATAACTCTATATTAGGTAATATTATAGTAAAAAATAATTGGAGCAATATGTTTTGTGGGTTTTTGAAAAATATATCTGAAAGAAAATGGAATGCGAAAAAAACTATGAAATTCTTAGGAGAAATTTAATACTCTGCTTTTTTACCGAAAATTGTTTTAACTTTTCCTTAGTGAAGTAACGAAGCAGGTTAGCGGACATCCTTTTTGTCGAATGTATTATAGATGTAAGTTAGTGAAAGAAGAAATATTAAAGGAGATTATAATGGAAACTAATATCAAGGATTACATAACCGATGCTATGATTAAAAACAACTTCTCAGGAACAGTTATCGTCCGAGATGGTCAAAAAACTTTGGAAGAGAAAAGTTATGGTTACGCTAATCGTTCCGAAGAAATTATTAACAGTTTCGATACACGATATGGAATCGCATCTGGTTGTAAGTTATTTACAGCAATAGGGGTTTGTCAGCTTGTGGAGAAGGGGTTACTTTCTTTTGATACAAAGCTAAAAGATTGTCTTAATATTTCTTTCCCTTTTTTTGATAAGGATATAACGATTCATCATTTACTAACACATACAGCTGGAATACCTGATTACTTTGATGAGGAAGTTATGGATAATTTCGAAGAGTTATGGATTAAGAACCCGATGTATCACATCAGGACCTTGGAAGATTTTTTACCCCTATTTCAGAATCAACCAATGAAATTAAAGGTAGGCGAAAGATTTCATTATAACAATGCGGGATACATCATATTAGGATTAATTATAGAGCAAACAAGCCAAGATAAATTTGCTGATTACATAACGGAAAATATTTTCAAGAAATCTGGGATGACAGACTCTGGTTATTTTGAGTTCGATGCTTTACCATCAAAAACAGCGTTTGGTTATATTGACTTTCCAGATGGCACTTGGAAGACGAATATTTACTCTTTACCCGTAAAAGGCGGTTCAGACGGTGGTGCTTACGTAACTGTAAATGATATAGCAAAGCTATGGGATGCACTCATAAATCATCAATTACTAAGCGAAGAATACACACGTCAGTTACTTAATCCACACATTAATACAAATGAAGATTACGATCAATTCTATGGTTATGGCGTATGGATTAATATAAGGGATGATGAAATTTCAAAATATCATATTATGGGATATGATCCTGGAGTTAGTTTTCATTCAGCGTTCTATCCTAAAAGCTCAATTAAAACCGTGGTATGCTCGAATCAGTCAGAGGGAGCATATGATATCTTGAAAGCGATTGAGGCAAATATACCGAAATCTGAAAATCCAAATCGTTTATTTAGGCAAACTTTGACTTTACTTTGATATCAAGGGCTGTGATCAGCTCTTTTTTTGCTATGCTGCTAAAGGGGCAGGTTAGTGGAATAATGGCTTTCATATATCTAGTACACTCACCATTTCTTAAAGGAGATTTGGAATACTCCTTTGAAAAACAAAAAAGCTACCGTACTTTGGTAGCTTTATTTTTTTTTAGTCTTGAGCAAGCTTATCTCTATTTAGTGCAACAGGAGGTTTCTCCATCCACTCATTTTTTATCATAAAGGTTTTTATATTTTCTTCATATTGATACACATCTGCAATTATCTTTGCATATGTAGTTTTTAAATCTTTTCGGATACTTACTGCTGCACTATATCCATAACTGGCGATACCATCACGATTAAGTTGGTCTAATAGATAAGATATTAATTTATCTGAAAAAGGAGATGTTTTACCATCCAAAACATTCGTATCCCAAGTCATTGAAATAGGCAAATCATTTTGAACTAAAATATCACCTAATTTGTCTATAATATTTAAAGATAATTCTTTTCCATGTTGCAATAAACTCATTAATTGCTGATTAGATGTAGATTGTATAAATCCAATTAATAAGTTTTTACCAATATAATTCATAAAAACATTTTTGTGTAGCTCATTTGCTTCTCTTGCCGTTAATTCTCGATTATCATTAAAGAAGTTACCCAAAAATCCTTTATCTGCAATTGGGTTTGTTTCATGAGTGGAGGTAATTGAAGGAGGTCTTACAAATACTCCCTTTTCTAATAGAATAGTTGTTGTACGTTCAAATAAATTTGAAACGTTTTTTAATTGTTCATGGAAAAAATTGCGGATATCCTCCCTTACTGAATCGGATAGTGCCATACTTGTTAAGGACATTCCAATTTTAGACATATTATTTAAATAAAATAGTATAAAAACATCCGTATACATCTTAGGGGCATTTGGGTTTAAATCATCTTTAATGTTAAAGCCTTTAGGGATTGGATAGTTTTCACTTCGTAGAACAGATTCAAAAAATTGTACAGCAGATTTAGAAATAGAAACCGCCTCACTACAAAGAGATTTAACTTCTTCTAGTTCTGATGTTAGGGTAAGATACTCCAAAACAACATTTGACATACTATTATTCATGAACTGTTCCCAACAGTGTGCTAACTCACCCGCAGTTAACTTTGCAGCCTTTTTATTATCCATATAATCAATTCCTTTTTAAGATTAATTTTATATTCTATAACAAGTATCTGGTATTTTTTTATCAATTATGTATTATTGCATGGAAAATTAATAATTTTTTGGTTTGTCAAGGGAGATATCATAACTAAGAGGGCTTTTCAAATATTCAGAAATGGGGGACTTTAAAAAAGTTTGTGAAATATTGTACTTAAACTAAACCAGCTAATAGTTTGTCAATAAATATATTTTAAATTTATAATTACTAAATGCTATACTAAAAATGCACAACTCAAATAACCCTCCTGATTCAATTTGGAAGGTTTTAGTTGTATAGGAAAATGTTGTTACTAAATAGTTTCTTGGAATGGTGTTTTCGTTTTTAACATCGCATAAATCCAGTGTAAAAGCTTATTAGCACATGCAATAATGGCTACTTTATAAGGCTTACCTTCTTCACGTTTTAAATCGTAGAAGGCACGTAATCGCATATTTCGTGCAATGGTTTCTTCAGTTGTTTTCTTTTTACGACTATCTCGAATGGAACACCGAACTGCTGTAAAAAGCATGTGGCGAAGCCTTGCAGAGCCTCGTTTAGTAATATGATTCTTCGTGCCTTTAAAGCGACCTGATTCAAATACACTAGGATCAAGTCCTGCAAAGGCAACTAACTTTTTGGGATGACTAAACCGATCAATTTCCCCGATTTCAGAAATAATCGTTGCAGCGATTTTTTCGCCTACACCGGGAATTGTTTGGAGTAGTTCATATTCTTCGAGCTGTACTGCTAACTGATCAATCTCACGCTCCAACGTAGAAAGCTGTTGGTGGTACACTTGAAGTAAATCAATATACATATTCAGACTGACAAGAAGGCTTTGATAACGCGTTGACTGAAATGGGTTGCGTTCTGCAGCTGCGATTAATCCCTCTGCTTTTTCAAGCGCCCAATTAAACGATCTTGCTTTACAATGCCTATCAATAAATTGTGCAATTTCCTCCACACAAGTTTTTAAGACAGTCTCCGAGGTAGGGAAAGTTTGTAAAGTTCTTAATGAAACCTCGGCATACAGATCGCCAAAAACGCCTTTATACTCTGGAAATACTTGATCTAATACAGATTGAAATTGAAGCTTTGTTTGAACCATAATTCCCGTCATATTTTCATGTTGTCTTGTCAGATGCCGAAGGTTTAATAACTGAACACCACGCTTTTTCTGCGGCTCTAAATCCTCTTTGTAATACAGTTCGCCTAAGTGATAAGCATCAATGGCATCTGTTTTAGTTTTTCTTAAACTAGAACTTTTTGCTCGGTAAGATACCAATGGATTTACGATAATGACAATGTACTCTCTTGCTTCTAAAAACTGTACAACTGGGGCATGATAGTGACCCGTTGATTCCAAGACAACTGGTGGTTTCATCCCTGTTTGATGCTCTAAATCTAGTAAATAAGAGTATAACTCTTTTAAACCATCCACCGTATGTTCAACTTTCACACTATTTTTATAGGGCATTTTTTTATCCAAGAACATTTGAACCTGACTTTCACCTTTAGCGACATCCAGACCAACAACTGGATTCATAAATTATCTCCTCCTAGTGTAGTGGATTGACCGGTAACCTCTATCTAGCTTGTCATTCATATCTTCGCTTGTTATACGGGATCATCATGTCCCAACCAGCCTAATCATGTGTTAACAAGTAGAGGGGAACAGTTTAGTTGTCGGGATCAAGTCCCACGGGTGCGTCCGTTCTTCCCCGGCTACTATCAATCTATAAATTGAATAAAAAATAGTCAACCAGAATTCTCTGGCTGACCTTATAATACGATCGGGTGCGTTAGTTAAGTAAAAGGATAGATAAGTACTACTGAGGGAAAAATAGGAATGTCTTCAAAAAGGACATTCCTTACCTTATTCAGGTTAAACATATTTTTACAAACAGAACAAACGTTCGTATAATACATATTAACGCTTCAATAATTTCCAATGATAGACGTCTAAAACCTTGATGTATAAGGGATTAGACGTTTTCTTTATTATACCATATTTAAGATTAAGAAGGATTAACGCTCAAAGTTAATGCTTTTGATTTCAAAAGAATGAGTCCCTTGTAACTATTGGGGCAGATTTCCTGTAATAAGTGAAAACTTGCTTATGGTAGAAAAGGGGCCAGTTTGTTCAAGTAGAAGAAAAAACAAAGCCATCAATAGTAGCATTGATGGCTTACTTAATTCTATAAATGAGTGAATTTTGTTTAACTAAAAATAGGGAGCTTCTATTAGATTTACTATTTATAATCAAGCTTCTTGGCTGTTGATATGTATGAATATTACTTATTTGTTTCTTTGGCAATAATTGATACTTTAATATAAATTGAAATTAGTATGCCTATAATAATTCCAGCAAAGATTATGAATAATAAATAAGGTGTTAAATCTTCATTAAACATAAAAAAAGCTAATGAAAAAAGCAAGATACTGCCTAA from Niallia sp. FSL W8-0635 carries:
- a CDS encoding 5'-methylthioadenosine/S-adenosylhomocysteine nucleosidase family protein codes for the protein MIGISIATKWEYEATLEYFGIKDSERFSYPYGEYFLRTINETELIFYSTGVRKVNGVGGNQYMISKFNLTKVIVAGTCAGIDEKFSILDVFVPDKAVQYDCTVKEIEPLIKQSFIVDMDLSKYENDFYTGTIGTADKAVVMWKDYLELKENEITIADTEAAAIAYICKKNDVECIIIKGISDFPTDERNADQFESNMEQINVYLENTPKVMNKIFGEYLERFI
- a CDS encoding putative quinol monooxygenase, which encodes MSKFSLFNKFIVHEGEKEKMIDFLLEAAESMGNLDECEIYLVNISENEPSSVYVYEVWANEEAHQASLSLEATQRLISRAKPIITGMERISTLITKGGKGISSY
- a CDS encoding serine hydrolase domain-containing protein; this translates as METNIKDYITDAMIKNNFSGTVIVRDGQKTLEEKSYGYANRSEEIINSFDTRYGIASGCKLFTAIGVCQLVEKGLLSFDTKLKDCLNISFPFFDKDITIHHLLTHTAGIPDYFDEEVMDNFEELWIKNPMYHIRTLEDFLPLFQNQPMKLKVGERFHYNNAGYIILGLIIEQTSQDKFADYITENIFKKSGMTDSGYFEFDALPSKTAFGYIDFPDGTWKTNIYSLPVKGGSDGGAYVTVNDIAKLWDALINHQLLSEEYTRQLLNPHINTNEDYDQFYGYGVWINIRDDEISKYHIMGYDPGVSFHSAFYPKSSIKTVVCSNQSEGAYDILKAIEANIPKSENPNRLFRQTLTLL
- a CDS encoding DUF3231 family protein — its product is MDNKKAAKLTAGELAHCWEQFMNNSMSNVVLEYLTLTSELEEVKSLCSEAVSISKSAVQFFESVLRSENYPIPKGFNIKDDLNPNAPKMYTDVFILFYLNNMSKIGMSLTSMALSDSVREDIRNFFHEQLKNVSNLFERTTTILLEKGVFVRPPSITSTHETNPIADKGFLGNFFNDNRELTAREANELHKNVFMNYIGKNLLIGFIQSTSNQQLMSLLQHGKELSLNIIDKLGDILVQNDLPISMTWDTNVLDGKTSPFSDKLISYLLDQLNRDGIASYGYSAAVSIRKDLKTTYAKIIADVYQYEENIKTFMIKNEWMEKPPVALNRDKLAQD
- a CDS encoding IS110 family transposase; the encoded protein is MNPVVGLDVAKGESQVQMFLDKKMPYKNSVKVEHTVDGLKELYSYLLDLEHQTGMKPPVVLESTGHYHAPVVQFLEAREYIVIIVNPLVSYRAKSSSLRKTKTDAIDAYHLGELYYKEDLEPQKKRGVQLLNLRHLTRQHENMTGIMVQTKLQFQSVLDQVFPEYKGVFGDLYAEVSLRTLQTFPTSETVLKTCVEEIAQFIDRHCKARSFNWALEKAEGLIAAAERNPFQSTRYQSLLVSLNMYIDLLQVYHQQLSTLEREIDQLAVQLEEYELLQTIPGVGEKIAATIISEIGEIDRFSHPKKLVAFAGLDPSVFESGRFKGTKNHITKRGSARLRHMLFTAVRCSIRDSRKKKTTEETIARNMRLRAFYDLKREEGKPYKVAIIACANKLLHWIYAMLKTKTPFQETI